In a single window of the Pseudochaenichthys georgianus chromosome 16, fPseGeo1.2, whole genome shotgun sequence genome:
- the pitpnc1b gene encoding cytoplasmic phosphatidylinositol transfer protein 1b, whose product MLMKEYRICMPLTVDEYRIGQLYMISKHSCEQSGGGEGVEVMRNEAHMHPQHGQGQLTEKRIYLSSKLPAWARAFAPRFFYVTEKAWNFYPYTITEYSVSFLPKFSIRIETRFENNNGDNDNVFGDTPTPPENVSFLDILSDPIPERHYKESEDPSRWMSSKTGRGPLEKGWRDDHKPIMCSYKRVQCSFEVYGFQTKTEDFIHKSIQDILLVGHRQAVTWIDEWHGLSLDEVREYEQTMQEKTNSKVKSNPCNTGPPAASRPVFSRSISVTDERSLKKMGVMTVDMSESPLPHSRLHSTPE is encoded by the exons ATGTTGATGAAAGAATACCGCATATGTATGCCACTGACTGTGGATGAG TACAGGATTGGGCAGCTGTACATGATCAGTAAGCACAGCTGTGAGCAGAGTGGTGGTGGAGAAGGGGTGGAGGTGATGAGGAATGAGGCCCACATGCACCCGCAGCACGGCCAGGGTCAGCTGACCGAGAAGCGGATCTACCTGAGCAG TAAACTTCCAGCCTGGGCGAGAGCATTTGCCCCGCGATTCTTCTACGTGACGGAAAAGGCCTGGAACTTCTACCCGTACACCATCACAG AGTACTCA GTATCATTCCTCCCCAAGTTCAGCATACGCATTGAGACAAGATTCGAGAACAACAACGGCGATAACGACAAT GTGTTTGGGGACACACCAACTCCACCAGAGAATGTGAGTTTCCTGGATATCCTGAGTGATCCCATTCCTGAAAGGCACTACAAAGAGTCAGAG GACCCGAGTCGCTGGATGTCAAGTAAAACTGGCCGAGGGCCTCTGGAGAAAGGATGGAGGGACGACCACAAGCCCATCATGTGCTCCTATAAGAGGGTGCAGTGCAGCTTCGAGGTGTACGGCTTCCAGACAAAGACCGAAGATTTCATACACAAA AGCATCCAGGACATTCTTCTGGTTGGACACAGACAAGCCGTCACCTGGATAGACGAATGGCACG GGCTGAGTTTGGATGAGGTGAGAGAGTACGAGCAGACGATGCAAGAGAAGACCAACAGCAAAGTCAAATCCAACCCGTGCAACACAG gcCCACCGGCTGCCTCTCGTCCTGTGTTCTCTCGCTCCATCTCAGTGACAGATGAGCGCTCCCTAAAGAAGATGGGAGTGATGACGGTGGACATGTCCGAGTCCCCTTTGCCACACAGCCGCCTCCACTCCACCCCTGAATGA